The sequence below is a genomic window from Salicibibacter cibarius.
GGCGGAGGTCCTACTGGTCTTTTTACTGCTTTTTATAGTGGAATGCGTGGTTTGAAAGTCAAAATTATCGAAAGCATGCCACAGTTGGGTGGTCAACTTTCTGCACTTTACCCCGAAAAATATATTTATGACGTAGCCGGCTTTCCGAAAGTTCGTGCGCAGGATCTCGTCGACAACCTAGTCAGGCAAATGCAGATGTTTGAACAAACTGTTGTGCTTGATCAATCTGTGGAAACGGTTCATAAGTTGAACGATGAAACGTTTCGACTCGAGACCAATCAGGAGGTTCATTATTCACGGACGATAATCATTGCCGCCGGTGTCGGGGCTTTCCAACCGCGAAAGCTAAAAGTTGAGGAAGCGGTACAATATGAAGGCAGAAACCTTCATTATTTCATTGACAATATAAATGCTTTCAAGAATAAAGACGTCCTTATTTGTGGGGGTGGAGACTCTGCGGTTGATTGGACACTCATGCTCGCCAACGAAGCAAACGTTACACTTACGCATCGCCGCGATAAATTCCGAGCTCACGAACACAGCGTTGCCGAATTGCAATCCGCTCCTGTCCAAACGCACACCCCGTTTGAAGTAAGCGAACTTCGGGGGAACGGGAAGAAAATTGAGCAGGTAGTCCTTCAAGAAGTGAAGGGAACTGACCAAAAAGTAGTTAACGTTGATAACGTGATCGTCAACTACGGTTTCATTTCATCACTTGGCCCCATTAAAACGTGGGGGCTCGATACGACAAAGAATTCTGTAATCGTTAATTCTCGCATGGAAACGAACATTCCAGGGATTTACGCTGCAGGGGATATTACCTCTTTCGATGGAAAAGTGAAATTGATTGCCACCGGATTTGGCGATGCACCAACAGCTGTAAGCAATGCCAAATCCTATATGGATCCTAATGCACGCCTGCAACCTGGACACAGCACGCATATGTTCTAGAACGAATGTTACTTCTAAAGATTTTATTTAAACTTCTGAAGAGGTAAAGGGATTGTTAACGTCACAATTTCTTCTCATCCTCAGTGTGGTGCAAAGCGCCATGTTTGTTTATAATGAAAGGAGACAAAAAGAAAAAATGCCATTTGTTATCACATCACCTTGTGAAAGTGAAAAAAATGCGTCATGTACAGAAGTGTGTCCAGTGGATTGTATAGAAGAAGGAAAAGATATGTTTTTTATAGACCCAGAAGTGTGCATCGAATGCGGTGCATGTGAGCCTGTATGCCCTGTAGAAGCTATTTATGATGAGGAAGAGGTTCCGGAAAATGAACAGGCATATATTGAATTGAATCGATCCTTTTTTTAGATTAGAAGAACGCTCTCTGTGCAAGACTTAGACACAGGGAGCGTTAATACTGTTAAAATTTATGATATATGAAAGCATGCTCGCTGCGTAAAAATGATTTATGTTAGAGTATGAATCATTTGTGACTTATAATGTTCAGGAATCAATCAGGAGGTAACGTTCATGTCGGAAAAGAAATATAGCGCGAATTCCTTAGCAAGAGGGCTAGAAATCATAACTCTTTTTAATGAAGAGACCCCTACTTTGTCACTTGCAGAAATAGCGAAAAAGCTAGGTGTGAGTCGCAATGTTCCTTATCGATTGCTTTATGTTTTGCAAAGCATTGGCTATGTAGAACAGGATGAGAGTACAAAACGGTATAACCTTACCCCAAAAGTACTTGAATTAGGATTTTCTTATATGAATAGCATGGAGTTTCCGAAGATTGCTCAGCCATATTTAGAAGGGTTGAGAGATGAACTTGGGGCAACATGTCATTTATCAATTTTAGATGGTCAGGATGTTGTTTATGTAGGAACAGCTGTAGTCCGGGGGGTGTCCACTATTAATGTGGATATTGGAATGAGACTGCCAGCGCGCTCAACAGCAAATGGTCGCTTGCTAATGGCTTTTACAGACCCTTACTCAGAGTACACAAAGGGATTGGAAAAAGAAATTGAGACAATTCGAGAGCAGGGGTATGCGATTACTGAAGGAGACTTTCACCCTTCCATCTCATCAGTTGCTGTCCCCATATTTTATCGAACAGGACAGATTATGGCGGCCATTAATGTTGTAGTTACTGATACAGATTTTCCTGTTGGTTTTATAAATGATGTTGCACTCCCTAAAGCTCTTGAAGTCGTAAAGACATTGTCTAATTACACTGGATATCAAGAGCAAATTTCAATTAATAAGTAAACTGGGGCAAAGAGCGGTAAAGAGCAGTTATTTATAAAGTACAGCATGCCCAGAATATAGAATGGTTGAGTCGACGAATTGATTGTCTCCAACCATCTCTTATCCGGGTTTAATTAAAATGTCTATGAATGCTATTTTGCCCGCCGCTGAAGTCCCGTTTGAACATCTCATTACGATACTCATGAATAAAAGGTATGTCGTATGCATTTGTTGATGCGGGTGCGAGAAAAGGGAAAAGTAAGTTTAGACATACTCTACTCTTTTTTAAAAATCCTAGAGAGAAATTCGGCCGATTCTACCCATCATACTTGGTTTGTTTGTTATTTCTAAAGCTACTTAGGTTTTTGAGCAGCAATCTAACCATTTTTAACATTCAAACGTTACGTTTTCGATAATTGCACCACTCGTCACTTCGCTATTGGTTTGCACCGATGATGTAATGGTCATTTTTTGTGATTAAAGGCCTCATTATCTTTTTCCCGCCACCATTTTGCTCATCCCGAAGATATTCTCATTTAAAACCGCCTGATGTACAGGCAGTATCTGTTATGTTAAAAAGATAGTCCCGGTTACATGCTTTTCACCCTCTCTTTTGATATCCTAATAAAAGCTTGATAAAAGGAGCGGACGAATGTTTTTTGGGTATCGGACACTTAAGACTGCTGTAGGGGCGGGTATTTCCTTATTGATCGCCCAATGGTTACAGCTTGATTTTTTTGCATCGGCAGCGATCATTACTGTTCTTTGTATCACCGTTACAAAAAAAGGCTCAATCAGCAAAGCTTGGGAACTGTTTATTGCATCATGTGTGGGTTTGATCTATTCTGCAGTCATTTTCGAAACGATCGGATACCATCCTTTATCGATCGCGATCTTACTGTTGGTGTTTATCCCCACCCTGCAAAAAATCAAAGCGCTAAAAGGGGTTATTACTAGCATCGTAATTATCTCCCACGTGTACTCGGTAGGGGAAATTACTGCCGGAACCCTTTTTAATGAATTTCTACTTATTCTCATTGGCGTTACCGTTGGGCTGATTATGAACATTTATATGCCGAGCATTGATGAGGATCTCTATCAGGATCAACTGAATCTTGAAGAACAATTTTCAAGGATTTGGAAAGAATATGCCCGTTATTTGCGAGACCATCGTGTCGATTGGGATGGGCGTGAGATCACACGGGCAAGTAAACTCATCGAAGACGGAAAATCAAAAGCATTAAGAAGTATGGATAACCACTTTTTGCGGCACGACAACTATTTTTACCATTACTTTGAAATGAGAGGGAGTCAGTTCGCCATTATTGAACGGATTTTACCGTTTGTATCTTCTTTAGATAAAGTTGATGAAGGAAAAATTATGGCTAATTTTATGGATGGGCTTAGCAGTGCCGTCCAGCCCGGGAATACTGCGAGTTACTATTTGGAAGAGCTAAGTGAAATCAGGGGGGCGTTTAAACAGCACCCACTCCCGGAAACCAGGGTCGAATTCGAAACGCGGGCATCATTATTTTACATTCTTCATGAACTGGAGCAATACTTGCTGATCAAAGATATGTTCAAACCGGACCGTCAACGTACGCTGGATTTAAAAAGGAAAAAGCGAGCACGGACGCTACGAAAAAGAGAGAAAAGGAATCAATAAAAGACAAAGGAAAACAGCCGGAACTCTATAAATGTTTGGCTGTTTTTTAATCAGTAGCTTGTTTTTGGGTATGAAATGCTTCAATAATCATACTCGCCTTAAACGATTCGCTGGATACATTTCCCGAAAACCTGTCGCATAATTCAAGCGTTTCGTGTATAATACTGTATAGGGAGAAGGGAGCAAGCTCCCTTCGTAGAGTATGGGTGGCTTGATCAATCATCAAACCACTTTGCAAGCTGTAAGGCGAGTTTGTGCAGGGCTCGCCTTACTTTCCTTCTGTCCCAGATTGCTAATAGCAAAAGGAAAAGAAGGAGGCCGCGACATCCATAATCTATCACCCCCTTTCATTCGGGAGTGGCAACCATCCCTATACAGTCAAAAATAAAAATGGTTGCTACTTTATTCTATCATATTCTTCA
It includes:
- a CDS encoding NAD(P)/FAD-dependent oxidoreductase, whose translation is MSEQDVYDVTIIGGGPTGLFTAFYSGMRGLKVKIIESMPQLGGQLSALYPEKYIYDVAGFPKVRAQDLVDNLVRQMQMFEQTVVLDQSVETVHKLNDETFRLETNQEVHYSRTIIIAAGVGAFQPRKLKVEEAVQYEGRNLHYFIDNINAFKNKDVLICGGGDSAVDWTLMLANEANVTLTHRRDKFRAHEHSVAELQSAPVQTHTPFEVSELRGNGKKIEQVVLQEVKGTDQKVVNVDNVIVNYGFISSLGPIKTWGLDTTKNSVIVNSRMETNIPGIYAAGDITSFDGKVKLIATGFGDAPTAVSNAKSYMDPNARLQPGHSTHMF
- a CDS encoding indolepyruvate ferredoxin oxidoreductase subunit alpha, coding for MPFVITSPCESEKNASCTEVCPVDCIEEGKDMFFIDPEVCIECGACEPVCPVEAIYDEEEVPENEQAYIELNRSFF
- a CDS encoding IclR family transcriptional regulator — encoded protein: MSEKKYSANSLARGLEIITLFNEETPTLSLAEIAKKLGVSRNVPYRLLYVLQSIGYVEQDESTKRYNLTPKVLELGFSYMNSMEFPKIAQPYLEGLRDELGATCHLSILDGQDVVYVGTAVVRGVSTINVDIGMRLPARSTANGRLLMAFTDPYSEYTKGLEKEIETIREQGYAITEGDFHPSISSVAVPIFYRTGQIMAAINVVVTDTDFPVGFINDVALPKALEVVKTLSNYTGYQEQISINK
- a CDS encoding aromatic acid exporter family protein; the protein is MFFGYRTLKTAVGAGISLLIAQWLQLDFFASAAIITVLCITVTKKGSISKAWELFIASCVGLIYSAVIFETIGYHPLSIAILLLVFIPTLQKIKALKGVITSIVIISHVYSVGEITAGTLFNEFLLILIGVTVGLIMNIYMPSIDEDLYQDQLNLEEQFSRIWKEYARYLRDHRVDWDGREITRASKLIEDGKSKALRSMDNHFLRHDNYFYHYFEMRGSQFAIIERILPFVSSLDKVDEGKIMANFMDGLSSAVQPGNTASYYLEELSEIRGAFKQHPLPETRVEFETRASLFYILHELEQYLLIKDMFKPDRQRTLDLKRKKRARTLRKREKRNQ